The Diceros bicornis minor isolate mBicDic1 chromosome 24, mDicBic1.mat.cur, whole genome shotgun sequence region GAATTGTTTGAGGAGAAGAGATGCTGGTTTGTTGAATCAGTTGCAAGAACTCGACAAGCAGATAAGTGACCTGAGACTGGATGTAGAAAAGACATCTGAAGAGCACCTGGAGACAGACAGCAGGCCCAGCTCAGGTGAGTGTGTGAGCGCCAGGGGGGAATTCTGCACCCACGAGTTCTATGTCACTCCCTGTCCTCAGCATTCCCAGACCTGCAAATGGCAATGGAGTTTGTTTCCAGTGCAGAGAGAATACAAAAAGCAGTCTACCGTTCAGTTGCATGAGAGGGAAATACAACCAGATgacaaaatttttgataatgagaTTGATCTGACTTGAGTCCcttgagtttaaaaataaaagcttctaTTCAGATTTCTGGAAGAGCAGTCCTCCTCTGAAACTTGAGAAAGTCAGAACTGGGCTACAAAATTAGTCACACTTCAACTTCCTGAGACCacttcaaaagttttttttttttccttttaaaccatTTGGCTCTGTTAATTGGGTTTTTCtcttcaagtttttctttctgaaacatTCGTGATCAAGTTGAGGCTTTGACAAATCTAAGTCTCTTTCGTTGCACATCTTTAAAGGCGGGGTCAAGGAGGAAGGTCAGTTTGAGAGTGAGACTAACTTTGAAATGTACGGTAGTTATGggctctttgccttttcctgagGATTGCTTGAAATAAAACCATAAAGTCAGGACACTAAATCCAGTGAACCAAAATTGTCCCCCCAAAAGTGCCTCTTTCTTATGTTGCCTAGATAATTGCCCCTTTTCCTTTTAAGCACAAATGTGTTACTGCTTGACATGAACTTATTCCAAATGGTGTTTTATTTGTAGGGTTTTATGAGCTGAGCGATGGGGCTTCAGGATCCCTTTCCAATTCCTCTAACTCGGTCTTCAGTGAGTGTTTATCCAGTTGTCATTCCAGCACCTGCTTTTGCTGCCCCTTGGAGGCAAGCTTGACTATCTCAGATGGTTGCCCCAAATCTGCAGGTAAGTCTTTTTTAGAATTGATAGACATTTTTAATTGGAAGAGTCAAAGGCCCTTAAAGGTTATCTAGCTTCAACCCCTTTTACTGATGGaaaaacaaaggctcagagaatTTCATCAACTTGCTGCATTTAGTGCCATAGTTGCATCTACAGCCAAGATGACCACTATTCCAGTCCTCTTTGGGTGCCACTTAGCTTTATATTCTGACGGCAGCAAGACAGCTTATCTTGGGAAATCCTATGCCAATATTGTAGGTATTGAGCTCTGTTTCTGACCCTTTGCTGTTAGTTTAACTTGTTTGCATTTTCTTTGGAAACCACTGTGGATCTGCTTTTTCCTTTTAATCATTTAAAGCTAAAGCTTACATTAAGTTAAATATATCTGTCAGCCTGGCCAAGAGCTGCTTGGCACTTCAGGGAGCAGAGGCCCCTCTGTTTCTCCAGAATGCCTTGCATGATGgcagctcttttttcttttagcagttGGGTGGGATGAGGCCTCCCGAGGCCATGTGCCATTTTCCCCCATTTTGGACTATCcttgcagtgacctctagagagAATCATGCTGCTGTTGGTACTAGAAGAGTTTCTGCATTTCCACTATGCATTACACACTGTACTGCATTGTACGGCGTACATTTCTCTCCTTTGACTCCTCCTCACACTTCTGCAGGGTGCTGGTGGTGTCAGCTCCATTTTATGCATCAGAAACATGAGGCCTAGTGAGGTTAGGGAAGGTCATTTAAGGCTGcatagctagtgagtggcagaggcaggattcaagCTTAAGCCTAACTGCCAGGTCCATGTTTTTCCACCACACCAAGGGAATTCAGAAATTGTTGTGTTCAACCTTCTCAGTGAACAGAGGAGGGATGTGGTTTTATATGCCGTTTGTGAGAGGCTCCTCTTCTGCTGAATGGCATAGTTGTTGCTGAAACGCAGGACTCCTTCCTTAGTTCTGCTTTATTGTGATTGCTCCGAAGGGTATAGAAAATGTGGAGGTTAGAGGAGCTGTAGGTGCTGGCACAAGCCACTGCACCCTCGGTTTGTCTGTGTTCTCCACTTGGGTATAAGGCTGAGTTTTTGAGATCTTGGCAATGCAAATATAACACTAAGCATCTGAGGCTGCTGATTGGCTGGTGTCTTTGTGTTTGTACAGTGTGTATTGTCAGCAGCAGTCATTTGAGGAAGCACAGATCTGTGTTATCTAGTGTCTGCGCCTCAAGTTCATGGGTAACTACTCCCCTCACTCTGCAGATCTGGTTTCAGGGGGAAACTTTATAAACCCATTAAAATCTCTTTGGTATAGGTTCTCCTTGAAGACAGACCCCTGCTCTCCCAAATGCCACATCCTCACATAATTGACACAGTTGGGCTGGACGTTGGGGCCTGAGATACCTGTTTTGTTCCTTTACTCTAAGTAGGGAAAAGGGATGAATGGTGAAGTGTAGGTAAATGTGGCTTTAAGCAAGGCAAGGATGGGGCTCAGGGtagtggaggaggagggatgggcaaggatgttagctagACAGGTTTCTGTTTCTTACAAGCTATTtattgggagtgggggtgggaagtGGGGACATGGCACTTTTATAATAGTCTTTTCTTTACAAATGAATCAGATCAACTTTGGGTGTAGACTATATTTTCCTTGAGACTACTAATTATCATTGAAATTCATGGAGCTTTCccttaaatgaaacaattaacatagaatctggcacatagtaggttttcaatatttgagtgaataaatataattataacgGAGGACAAATTAAATAATGACAAAAACTGATTTTTCTCTAACTGAAGGTCATTAAAGGGATTTGATATGTATAATAGTCGCCAAGATAAGAGatcaaaatcatttatttaagCAAGAAAGCTTGATTTCATTGTATTTTGGCATCTACATTTTGAGTTGTAggaaatttatttaatcaatctaTCTACTACTCAATCTTTTAAAACCTTATCAAGAATtccttctgattaaaaaaaaatactgttttattCTTTAGTGTCACTATTGAAAATATAaggtgattattttttaaatttggctAGTCTCTACTGAAATTTGATCAGTTTCTCTGGCCTTTCAATTAAGTTATACTCGAACATGTATCAATAAAAATTAGGTCTAAAAAAATGCAGAATGAGGAGAAAGCCCACAGAAAGTATAATTTATCTGTATTTTAAAGGGAAACCAGGAAGAGAACACAGATGGGAGAGTAACCTAGAGAAAGAATgactcaaaaaacatttatttttccagttataaatgcagtacatatttattgaaaatttagaaaatagaaaataaagaagaaagtaaacaTTACTTGCTTTCCTACCACACTGGGATGCTACTATTAGCATCTTGGTATGCTTCATCTCAGACTTTTTCTTTGCATATACACaactaataaaattataatcatacTCTGGTATTATATCATGATTTTCACTAAACTTCAAAGTATTTTCCCCATATTATTCAATATTTGAAAGCTTTTTaaatgcctgaacatttttccttcaGAGGATATATTATATCTTGTTAAACAtttctttgttaaatatttttccccTCATCCTAGTGgagtattttttaattctttggcattctctctctccccatgaaTTGTCTTCATAAAAATTGGCCAGAGTCAAGCTGGTGCTGACCAATTCATTTGTTCAGAGTGTACCTTTAAATGTTTTTCAGATCTCATAGGATGGTTGGAATGTAAAGCAGGCCACTGTGAAGACCAGGCCTCAGCGGCAGTTTGCCGTTCCCCCTCCACACCACAATTTAATTCCCTTGATGTCATTGCAGATGTGAATCCCAAGTACCAGTGTGATCTGGTGTCTAAAAACGGGAATGACGTGTATCGCTATCCCAGTCCACTTCACGCCGTGGCCGTGCAGAGTCCAATGTTTCTCCTTTGCTTGACCGGCAACCCtctgagggaagaagagaggctcGGTAACCATGCCAATGACATTTGTGTCGGACCTCAGCTGGACCCCATCAAGACAGACACTTCCTTACGATCGCCAAGCAGCTTGTGGTCTGCTCCCCACCCTTCATCCAGTAAGAAAATGGATGGCTACATTCTGAGCCTTGTCCAGAAGAAAACACACCCTGTAAGGACCAACAAACCGAGAACCAGTGTGAACGCGGACCCCAGCAAGGGGCTTCTGAGGAACGGCAGCGTTTGTGTCAGAGTGATTGGGGGCGTCTCGCAGGGCAGTAGTGGGAACCCTAAGAATTCTAAACAGGCGCCTTTGCCCTCTGGTGGAATCCCCTGTTTGGACAATGGGACATTCTCCCCACTGAAGCAGTGGTCAAAAGAATCGAAGGCAGAACAACTGGAAAGCAAGAGGCTGCCCCCGCCAGAGTGCTGCTTGCCAGGCGCCGCCACTGACCTTCAGAGTAAGCATCTGCCCAAAAATGCCAAGCCAGCCTCCCAGGACCATGGTCGGTGTCCCACCGCTGCGACAGGGGAGTCCCCTAAAGAAAGCAGTCAGATCCCAGCTGCCCCTCCAAAAGAGAGCCCTGGGCGGGTCCCCGCCCCGCTGCAGGAGAGCAAAGTGGTCCAGCCGATGAAGAAGGCGTCCCAGAAAAGCAGCCTGCAGGCGGCCCCTGCGGCGGCGCCCCCTGCGGGCCCCGCTGCGCTGCTCTCGTCAGCCTTCCCGGGGGGCGAGCGGCCGGCCCTGGATCTCAAGAGCGAGGGTTCTTCTTCGCAGAGCCTCGAGGAAGGGCCTCCAGGGAGGGCGCCGTGCGTCCCGGGGCCGCAGCCCGGCGTCAGGCCGCCCCGGGGCAGCCGGGCCATGGCCCCGAAGCCCCGGGCGCAGGCCCTGCACGGGCCCGAGGGCGCGCTGCCCGCCGTGAGGGAGAGAACCCGCGCGGCCGCCAAGAAGGGTCGGCCGCCCGACGCCGCGGATACAAACAGGAAGCTCAGGAAGGCCTCGGCCAAGGGCCGCAAGGGCGGCGGCCAGGCCGAGGCGGCGCTCCCGGGCCGGCCGCTGGGCGCCGGGCACCGGGCCGGGGGCAGGGCGCACGGGcacggccgtgaggcgctgctgGCCAAGCCCAGGCACAAGCGGACCGACTCGCGGCGCTGGCGGCCGGCCGCCGAGGCGTCCTACGAGGAGGCGCTGCGCAGGGCCCGGCGCGGCCGCCGCGGGAGCGCGGGCCTGTACGCGGCGCCGCCGCCCTTCGCCAGCCCCTACGCCTGCGCGGCCAGCGACTCCGAGTACTCGGCCGAGTGCGAGTCCCTCTTCCACTCCACCGTGCTGGACACCAGCGAGGACGAGCGCAGCAATTACACCACCAACTGCTTCGGCGACAGCGAGTCCAGCGTGAGCGAGGGCGACTTTGTGGGCGAGAGCACCAGCACCAGCGACTCGGAAGAAAGCGGGGGCTTCATGTGGTCGCCGTTCGTGCAGACCCTCCCTCTCCAGGCGGTCCCAGCCGCCGACCTGCACGGCAACCCCGCCAAAACCTTCGTCAAAATCAAGGCCTCACACACCCTCAAGAGGAAAATCCTGCGATTTCGGTCTGGCTCCTTGAAACTGATGACGACCGTCTGAGTAACATCATTGGTGTAGAAAGTGTTTTTTCCTAGTTACTGAAGAACAGGTGGCGTCTTAGTTTTTGTGTCATAATTTCACGGAATGCTTtccttttgttaaaataaaaccGAGGTAAATTATGTCTCATCTTCGTCATGTGTGGACACTAGTGCCTTGAATGGAAGGTAAAGAATGTTTTGCTGGTTAGAAGTAAATACCGAGTTTTTAATGGTGGTGATAGTGAAGGAATTTTGTGGTATCAGGtgatttttactttaaatgttcTGAGCATCTGTGAAGGCGCGGGTTTTGATGTTCAAGTCTGGTTGGGATGAGACCTTTTGATCTGAAGGTCAGGTAGATGGAATTTCAGGACACACATTTGCTTCTTGGTTCTTTAGGGCAGTGTCTCCATGAGGGTTTTTCTGTGGAGGGGCATTACGTACACCTGTGTGAATTAGGTATGAGGGACAGTCAttgttttctgtaatttttttaatatagtctACATCTCTCAAATGTATCCcaattctgttttcttctcagaACTGTTTGGCTTACTGGACTCAGAACTTGAAGACCAGACCCTAAATCCAGAGAGCTGGTGACCTGGATAGGGAGCTGGTAATATCTTAAAAGGATTCACTAAAACTTCTGCCACACTTGGTGCCTAGGCTCTGGTTATAGTAACCCCTTCTAGGGCTGTTTATCCACCATTTTGAtgcctttctccttctccctAATTTGCAGCAGATCCAACCATTCTTCCCTTGGAGGACT contains the following coding sequences:
- the DACT1 gene encoding dapper homolog 1 isoform X1 produces the protein MKPSPAGTARELEPQAPARGEPRAAEPEGRWREKGEADTERQRTRERQEATLAGLAELEYLRQRQELLVRGALRGAGAAGAAAPRAGEPPGEAAQRSRLEEKFLEENILLLRKQLNCLRRRDAGLLNQLQELDKQISDLRLDVEKTSEEHLETDSRPSSGFYELSDGASGSLSNSSNSVFSECLSSCHSSTCFCCPLEASLTISDGCPKSADLIGWLECKAGHCEDQASAAVCRSPSTPQFNSLDVIADVNPKYQCDLVSKNGNDVYRYPSPLHAVAVQSPMFLLCLTGNPLREEERLGNHANDICVGPQLDPIKTDTSLRSPSSLWSAPHPSSSKKMDGYILSLVQKKTHPVRTNKPRTSVNADPSKGLLRNGSVCVRVIGGVSQGSSGNPKNSKQAPLPSGGIPCLDNGTFSPLKQWSKESKAEQLESKRLPPPECCLPGAATDLQSKHLPKNAKPASQDHGRCPTAATGESPKESSQIPAAPPKESPGRVPAPLQESKVVQPMKKASQKSSLQAAPAAAPPAGPAALLSSAFPGGERPALDLKSEGSSSQSLEEGPPGRAPCVPGPQPGVRPPRGSRAMAPKPRAQALHGPEGALPAVRERTRAAAKKGRPPDAADTNRKLRKASAKGRKGGGQAEAALPGRPLGAGHRAGGRAHGHGREALLAKPRHKRTDSRRWRPAAEASYEEALRRARRGRRGSAGLYAAPPPFASPYACAASDSEYSAECESLFHSTVLDTSEDERSNYTTNCFGDSESSVSEGDFVGESTSTSDSEESGGFMWSPFVQTLPLQAVPAADLHGNPAKTFVKIKASHTLKRKILRFRSGSLKLMTTV
- the DACT1 gene encoding dapper homolog 1 isoform X2 encodes the protein MKPSPAGTARELEPQAPARGEPRAAEPEGRWREKGEADTERQRTRERQEATLAGLAELEYLRQRQELLVRGALRGAGAAGAAAPRAGEPPGEAAQRSRLEEKFLEENILLLRKQLNCLRRRDAGLLNQLQELDKQISDLRLDVEKTSEEHLETDSRPSSGFYELSDGASGSLSNSSNSVFSECLSSCHSSTCFCCPLEASLTISDGCPKSADVNPKYQCDLVSKNGNDVYRYPSPLHAVAVQSPMFLLCLTGNPLREEERLGNHANDICVGPQLDPIKTDTSLRSPSSLWSAPHPSSSKKMDGYILSLVQKKTHPVRTNKPRTSVNADPSKGLLRNGSVCVRVIGGVSQGSSGNPKNSKQAPLPSGGIPCLDNGTFSPLKQWSKESKAEQLESKRLPPPECCLPGAATDLQSKHLPKNAKPASQDHGRCPTAATGESPKESSQIPAAPPKESPGRVPAPLQESKVVQPMKKASQKSSLQAAPAAAPPAGPAALLSSAFPGGERPALDLKSEGSSSQSLEEGPPGRAPCVPGPQPGVRPPRGSRAMAPKPRAQALHGPEGALPAVRERTRAAAKKGRPPDAADTNRKLRKASAKGRKGGGQAEAALPGRPLGAGHRAGGRAHGHGREALLAKPRHKRTDSRRWRPAAEASYEEALRRARRGRRGSAGLYAAPPPFASPYACAASDSEYSAECESLFHSTVLDTSEDERSNYTTNCFGDSESSVSEGDFVGESTSTSDSEESGGFMWSPFVQTLPLQAVPAADLHGNPAKTFVKIKASHTLKRKILRFRSGSLKLMTTV